The Caulifigura coniformis genome includes a region encoding these proteins:
- the hpnE gene encoding hydroxysqualene dehydroxylase HpnE, which yields MSQATIIGGGLAGLAAGAALAERSFDVTILESRPRLGGRASSFIDPVTGETIDNCQHVAMGCCTNFNAFCQLVGIEGQFRTESELHFIGPDGKRCAWKASSLPAPFHLMPAFFRLGYLTLPQKVTAARGLRSLVRHGGRPGESFAGWLKRHHQPPEVIERFWEVVLVSALSESMDRIDVGYARKVFVDGFLANREGWKVIIPNQPLDEIYGPVKNWLEKRGATVRTSAGVDRIEFEGDRAVAVHLRNDETIEADDIVVAVPWDRAEALVQGGLLRNPGSLEKPGFCNLMEAAPISSVHLWFDRPITDLPHAVFVGKSSQWLFQRGEEASTSETESAPPGRSFYYQIVVSASRGFLQMESRQAIELVRRELASVWPIVNEARLLRGRIVTEHKAVFSPLPGIDDVRPTQRTSIPNLHLAGDWTRTGWPATMEGAVKSGFLAAESVLERSGRPANLIAPPLPPARLSKLLFGC from the coding sequence TTGTCTCAGGCAACCATCATCGGCGGCGGACTTGCAGGACTCGCCGCCGGCGCAGCCCTCGCGGAACGCAGTTTCGACGTGACAATCCTGGAATCGCGCCCCCGGCTCGGCGGCAGGGCCAGCTCTTTCATCGACCCGGTCACGGGCGAAACGATCGACAACTGCCAGCACGTTGCGATGGGCTGCTGCACAAACTTCAACGCTTTTTGCCAACTCGTCGGAATCGAAGGGCAATTTCGCACGGAGAGCGAGCTCCATTTCATCGGACCCGATGGGAAACGTTGTGCCTGGAAGGCGTCCTCCCTGCCGGCCCCGTTCCACCTCATGCCGGCGTTTTTCCGGCTCGGTTACCTGACGCTCCCCCAGAAGGTCACCGCCGCCCGCGGGCTGCGGTCGCTCGTCCGACACGGCGGCCGGCCAGGCGAATCGTTCGCCGGCTGGCTGAAGCGTCATCATCAGCCACCTGAAGTGATCGAACGGTTCTGGGAAGTCGTGCTCGTGAGCGCGCTCAGCGAATCGATGGACCGCATCGACGTCGGGTATGCGCGCAAGGTCTTCGTCGACGGTTTCCTCGCCAACCGGGAAGGCTGGAAGGTGATCATTCCCAACCAACCGCTCGATGAGATCTACGGCCCGGTCAAGAACTGGCTCGAGAAACGCGGGGCGACCGTCCGCACGTCGGCCGGCGTCGACCGCATCGAGTTCGAAGGGGACCGCGCCGTCGCCGTTCATCTCCGGAATGACGAAACGATCGAGGCCGACGACATTGTCGTAGCCGTCCCCTGGGATCGGGCCGAGGCTCTCGTGCAGGGAGGACTCCTCAGAAACCCAGGTTCTTTGGAGAAGCCGGGCTTCTGCAATCTGATGGAAGCCGCGCCGATCAGCAGCGTCCATCTCTGGTTCGACCGTCCGATCACCGACCTGCCGCATGCCGTCTTCGTCGGCAAGAGCAGCCAATGGCTCTTCCAGCGCGGCGAGGAAGCGTCGACCAGTGAAACCGAGTCCGCGCCTCCGGGACGCTCGTTTTACTACCAGATTGTCGTGAGCGCGAGTCGCGGCTTTCTGCAGATGGAATCGCGCCAGGCGATCGAACTCGTCCGCCGGGAACTCGCCAGCGTGTGGCCCATCGTCAACGAGGCCAGGCTCCTTCGCGGCCGCATCGTCACCGAACACAAGGCGGTATTCTCGCCTCTTCCCGGGATTGATGACGTTCGGCCGACTCAGCGGACGTCGATTCCGAACCTGCACCTCGCGGGCGATTGGACCCGGACCGGGTGGCCCGCGACGATGGAAGGAGCCGTGAAAAGCGGTTTCCTGGCGGCCGAAAGTGTCCTCGAACGATCAGGTCGGCCTGCCAACCTGATTGCCCCGCCGCTTCCGCCTGCACGACTCTCGAAGCTGCTGTTCGGCTGTTGA
- the bioF gene encoding 8-amino-7-oxononanoate synthase, with protein MSLDWIAAELAAWDNAGLRRARRVTRPLAAGMIEVNGRPLLNLAANDYLCLAGDARLAAAAREAIAEAGIGSRASALVSGRTVWHAELERRLAAFEHAEAAVLFPTGYAANVGTITALVDREDSVFCDRLNHASLIDGCRLSGARWHVIPHLDLGALEVELEKARGRRRRLIVIDSVFSMDGDVADLPALVELAERFDAMLLIDEAHATGVLGPGGRGLAEHFGATSSRLVRVGTLSKALGCLGGFVVGSQTLIDWLWNKARPQIFSTALPPAVAAAGCAALEVVEQEPERRSRLRTLSETLRARLTDAGLAVPETSLPTPIVPVVLGDEGRTLAAAARLEQAGFLVAAIRPPTVPAGSSRLRISLHCDVTDEQLDRLAGLLAAFASPQAAT; from the coding sequence ATGTCACTCGATTGGATCGCCGCTGAACTCGCTGCCTGGGACAACGCCGGGCTGCGCCGCGCGCGACGGGTCACGAGGCCGCTGGCGGCCGGCATGATCGAGGTGAACGGTCGGCCGCTGTTGAACCTGGCGGCCAATGACTACCTGTGCCTGGCAGGCGACGCACGATTGGCCGCGGCCGCCCGGGAGGCCATCGCGGAAGCCGGAATCGGATCCCGGGCCAGCGCGCTGGTGTCCGGCCGCACCGTATGGCATGCGGAACTTGAGCGGCGACTGGCGGCGTTCGAGCATGCGGAAGCGGCCGTCCTGTTTCCCACCGGCTATGCAGCGAACGTGGGGACGATCACGGCGCTGGTGGATCGCGAGGACAGCGTGTTCTGCGACCGTCTGAACCATGCGTCGCTGATCGATGGCTGCCGCCTGTCGGGAGCGCGATGGCATGTCATTCCGCATCTCGACCTGGGCGCGCTGGAAGTCGAGCTCGAGAAGGCGCGTGGACGCCGCCGCCGGCTGATCGTGATCGATTCGGTCTTCAGCATGGATGGCGATGTGGCCGACCTGCCGGCGCTCGTGGAACTGGCCGAGCGATTCGATGCGATGCTGTTGATCGACGAAGCCCATGCCACCGGCGTTCTCGGGCCGGGCGGGCGAGGCCTGGCCGAACACTTTGGAGCCACATCCAGTCGGCTGGTGAGGGTAGGGACGCTGAGCAAGGCGTTGGGGTGCCTCGGGGGCTTTGTTGTCGGATCACAGACGTTGATCGACTGGCTGTGGAACAAAGCCCGTCCGCAGATTTTTTCGACCGCCCTCCCGCCGGCCGTCGCAGCCGCGGGATGCGCGGCGCTGGAGGTGGTGGAACAGGAGCCGGAACGGCGCTCGCGATTGCGAACGTTGTCAGAGACGCTCAGAGCCCGACTGACAGACGCAGGACTGGCCGTTCCGGAGACGTCTCTGCCGACCCCCATTGTCCCTGTTGTTCTCGGAGACGAGGGGCGAACCCTGGCTGCGGCCGCCCGGCTGGAGCAGGCCGGGTTTCTCGTGGCGGCCATTCGTCCGCCGACGGTGCCGGCCGGATCGTCGCGGCTGCGCATTTCGCTGCACTGTGACGTGACGGATGAGCAACTGGATCGGCTGGCCGGGCTGCTGGCCGCGTTCGCAAGTCCTCAAGCCGCAACATGA
- a CDS encoding prenyltransferase/squalene oxidase repeat-containing protein — translation MTTRPLLLLAEIDLDAEFYKLFRLLIAICQPVLIAILCVGFVAAFIHLLTMYGTTWGNRRVSAKAMFFSIAVHICLLIGLVALMPETRRRVWASVLSDTREVRVEVSVAIDPHAPESAVPGQGGLLDRLKRPASPLNSTFARTDQTPDPFVEPPPDVQRPETSTDLPDIAPSTVAPPPVEVTPERIAATESILQEFAAATLQAPAATAVPVQPDLSRPEPQFTRSEPVNAPPTESVVVERPTSGAVERIAEPRMDAVEPRSLNEPTSEDATLVRRDNDEIARRVGIAPTAPSTTTSTGQETPEVVKPAARPAPPTLARNTVPSPVESMPVEIERPRVPVESPSADLSPSMASPVPSLSPPVSAETPFLARVESAPTDGQLPATYQMRTPNLQGQAVRQYGGTDSSEKAVTQSLAFLAKAQKEDGHWDVGFWDGGLLTKNPDGAPRVFRSVDLDTGVTALATLAFLGKLNTLSEGEYSDNVRRSTRWLIAQQKTGGFIGNDPGGGRGETVPGNMAGMYGHAMATFALAEAYAMSRDHQDARELRAAVERGIAFILAAQLEDGGWRYFQYQTQGGDMSIFGWQLMALKSAQLGGVPIPPRVRDRVVEFLKKNSRGTHGGLGAYRTTSPTTPAMTAEALYCRQILGAGRDSAASREAVEYLLSFRNLPTRQKFDLYYWYYGTLAMFQYGGEEWQQWNVRVRELLISEQVTEGPYAGSWEPRDPWSGYGGRIYTTAIATLSLEVYYRYLPLYKDTSSDAAPASPTIEPKGM, via the coding sequence GTGACCACGCGACCGCTCCTGCTTCTCGCCGAGATCGATCTCGACGCCGAGTTCTACAAGCTGTTCCGGCTCCTGATCGCCATCTGTCAGCCGGTCCTCATCGCCATTCTCTGCGTGGGCTTCGTCGCTGCGTTCATTCATCTGCTGACGATGTACGGCACGACCTGGGGGAATCGCCGCGTCTCGGCCAAAGCGATGTTCTTCTCGATCGCCGTCCACATCTGCCTGCTGATCGGACTCGTCGCGCTGATGCCCGAAACGCGCCGGCGGGTCTGGGCCTCGGTTCTCTCCGACACCAGGGAAGTCCGCGTTGAGGTTTCGGTCGCCATCGATCCCCATGCGCCGGAAAGCGCAGTCCCCGGACAGGGGGGACTTCTCGACCGGCTGAAGCGCCCCGCTTCTCCGCTGAACTCGACGTTCGCGCGCACGGACCAGACGCCCGATCCCTTTGTGGAGCCTCCGCCGGATGTGCAGCGGCCGGAGACATCGACGGACCTTCCGGACATCGCTCCTTCCACGGTGGCGCCCCCGCCAGTTGAGGTGACGCCGGAACGGATCGCCGCCACCGAATCCATTCTCCAGGAGTTCGCGGCCGCGACGCTGCAGGCCCCGGCGGCGACCGCTGTTCCGGTGCAGCCCGACCTGTCGCGGCCGGAACCGCAATTCACGCGATCCGAGCCGGTGAACGCCCCGCCGACCGAATCGGTCGTCGTCGAACGTCCGACATCCGGCGCGGTCGAACGAATCGCCGAGCCGCGAATGGATGCGGTCGAGCCCAGGTCGCTCAACGAGCCAACGTCCGAAGACGCGACGCTCGTGCGGCGCGACAACGACGAGATCGCCCGCCGCGTCGGCATCGCTCCCACTGCCCCGAGCACCACGACCTCGACGGGACAGGAAACGCCGGAAGTGGTGAAGCCCGCCGCCCGGCCCGCGCCGCCGACACTCGCCCGCAACACGGTCCCTTCGCCCGTGGAATCGATGCCGGTCGAGATCGAACGGCCGCGTGTCCCGGTGGAAAGCCCGTCGGCCGACTTGTCGCCGTCGATGGCTTCCCCCGTCCCGTCGCTTTCACCACCCGTGAGTGCAGAGACGCCGTTCCTCGCACGTGTCGAATCGGCGCCGACGGATGGCCAGTTGCCGGCGACGTACCAGATGCGAACGCCGAATCTGCAGGGGCAGGCCGTGCGGCAATACGGCGGCACCGACTCGTCGGAAAAGGCGGTCACCCAGAGTCTGGCGTTCCTGGCGAAGGCGCAGAAAGAGGATGGACACTGGGACGTCGGATTCTGGGACGGGGGCCTGTTGACGAAGAATCCCGACGGAGCGCCCCGCGTGTTTCGCTCGGTCGACCTCGACACGGGGGTGACCGCGCTGGCCACGCTCGCCTTCCTCGGAAAGCTGAACACGTTGAGCGAAGGGGAATACTCCGACAACGTCCGGCGTTCGACGCGGTGGCTCATCGCACAGCAGAAAACGGGCGGCTTCATCGGCAACGATCCCGGCGGCGGTCGCGGCGAAACGGTGCCCGGCAACATGGCGGGCATGTATGGCCATGCGATGGCGACGTTCGCCCTGGCCGAGGCCTATGCGATGTCGCGCGACCATCAGGATGCCCGCGAGCTGCGCGCGGCGGTCGAACGGGGCATCGCCTTCATCCTCGCCGCCCAACTCGAAGATGGCGGCTGGCGATACTTCCAGTACCAGACGCAGGGAGGCGACATGAGCATCTTCGGATGGCAGCTGATGGCGCTGAAGAGCGCCCAGCTCGGCGGCGTGCCGATTCCGCCCCGCGTCCGCGACCGCGTCGTCGAGTTCCTGAAGAAGAATAGCCGCGGCACGCACGGGGGCCTCGGCGCCTATCGGACCACAAGCCCGACCACTCCCGCCATGACGGCCGAGGCGCTCTACTGCCGGCAGATCCTCGGGGCCGGTCGCGACAGCGCCGCCAGCAGGGAGGCCGTTGAGTACCTGCTCTCGTTCCGCAACCTGCCGACCCGCCAGAAGTTTGACCTCTATTACTGGTACTACGGCACGCTCGCGATGTTCCAGTATGGCGGCGAAGAGTGGCAGCAATGGAACGTCCGCGTGCGGGAACTCCTCATCTCCGAGCAGGTGACCGAGGGACCATACGCCGGCAGCTGGGAGCCGCGCGATCCATGGTCGGGCTACGGCGGGCGGATCTATACCACGGCGATCGCCACGCTGAGCCTGGAGGTCTATTACCGCTACCTGCCACTCTACAAGGACACGAGCAGCGACGCGGCGCCGGCGTCACCGACGATCGAGCCGAAGGGAATGTAA
- a CDS encoding class I mannose-6-phosphate isomerase, giving the protein MPNVKSLASAALSETNGILRLSPTWVPRSFLQPGRRLKLHPADYYALGTHRGGIDERWFASTTICANENRAHDEGLSYVVAGKEKFTLADAVADLGAEMIGDHIWNTYKKWPVYSKFFDNMGPIPHHMHQNAEQAKLVGQEGKPESYYFPPQLNPTGNNFPYTFMGFEPGTTKQQAVDCLDRWNEGDNGILDLSKAYRLKPGTGWLIPPCVLHAPGSLLTYEPQWGSDVFGMYQSLVEGRAVPRSLLTKDFPVEKHNDNAYMIDALDWEANVDPNFKDNNYLEPIVCEGSEKEGFIDRWIVYGKVKGEQLFTAKELTVNPGAKCTIKDGGAYGWITVQGEGKVGKLKLQTPAMIRFGQMTDDEVFVTAKAAAEGVTFENTGTEPLVGLRYFGPNAQPKAPNVGDHKKR; this is encoded by the coding sequence ATGCCGAACGTGAAGTCGCTCGCCTCTGCCGCCCTCTCGGAAACCAACGGCATCCTTCGCCTGTCGCCCACCTGGGTCCCGCGGTCGTTTCTCCAGCCCGGCCGGCGTCTGAAGCTGCATCCGGCCGACTACTACGCGCTGGGGACGCACCGCGGCGGCATCGATGAGCGCTGGTTCGCTTCGACAACGATTTGCGCGAACGAGAACCGGGCCCACGATGAGGGCCTCAGCTACGTCGTCGCCGGCAAGGAGAAGTTCACGCTGGCCGACGCCGTGGCCGACCTCGGGGCCGAGATGATCGGCGACCACATCTGGAACACGTACAAGAAGTGGCCGGTCTACTCGAAGTTCTTCGACAACATGGGGCCGATCCCCCACCACATGCACCAGAACGCCGAGCAGGCGAAGCTCGTCGGCCAGGAAGGGAAGCCCGAGTCGTACTACTTCCCGCCGCAGCTCAACCCGACCGGCAACAACTTCCCCTACACGTTCATGGGCTTCGAGCCCGGAACGACGAAGCAGCAGGCCGTCGACTGCCTTGACCGCTGGAACGAAGGCGACAACGGCATCCTCGATCTCTCGAAGGCCTACCGCCTGAAGCCGGGCACCGGCTGGCTCATTCCGCCGTGCGTGCTGCACGCTCCGGGTTCGCTGCTGACCTACGAACCGCAATGGGGCAGCGACGTGTTCGGCATGTACCAGTCGCTGGTCGAAGGCCGGGCTGTTCCGCGGTCGCTGCTGACGAAGGATTTTCCGGTCGAGAAGCACAACGACAACGCGTACATGATTGATGCGCTCGACTGGGAAGCGAACGTCGATCCCAACTTCAAGGACAACAACTACCTGGAGCCGATCGTCTGCGAAGGCTCGGAGAAGGAAGGCTTCATCGACCGCTGGATCGTCTACGGCAAGGTGAAGGGGGAGCAGCTCTTCACGGCGAAAGAGCTGACGGTGAATCCCGGCGCGAAATGCACGATCAAAGATGGCGGCGCTTACGGCTGGATTACCGTCCAGGGGGAAGGCAAGGTCGGCAAGCTCAAGCTGCAGACCCCGGCGATGATCCGCTTCGGCCAGATGACCGACGACGAAGTGTTCGTCACGGCCAAGGCGGCGGCGGAAGGCGTGACATTCGAGAACACCGGAACGGAACCGCTGGTGGGCCTGCGGTACTTCGGGCCGAATGCGCAGCCAAAGGCACCGAACGTTGGGGATCACAAGAAGCGGTAA
- a CDS encoding ExbD/TolR family protein: MPLRNEPLEEPQLNLTAMVDVVLQLVIFFMVGTQFVDTERKVDITLPLVSQAAPLTETPDEIVVNVARDGEITLSGAVVTLENLRERLQEAKRLYADQAVVIRGDMDCIYQQVMTVVDVCKQAGIDKLQVATRVQSPGAK, translated from the coding sequence ATGCCTCTCCGCAACGAACCCCTTGAAGAGCCGCAGCTCAACCTCACGGCCATGGTGGACGTGGTGTTGCAGCTCGTCATTTTCTTCATGGTCGGCACGCAGTTCGTCGACACCGAGCGGAAGGTCGACATCACGCTTCCGCTCGTCAGCCAGGCGGCGCCGCTGACGGAGACTCCCGACGAGATCGTGGTCAACGTCGCGCGCGACGGCGAAATCACACTGAGTGGCGCCGTGGTCACGCTGGAAAACCTCCGGGAACGGCTCCAGGAAGCGAAGCGACTCTATGCGGACCAGGCCGTCGTGATCCGGGGGGATATGGACTGCATCTACCAGCAGGTGATGACGGTCGTCGACGTCTGCAAGCAGGCCGGCATCGACAAGCTGCAGGTGGCGACCCGCGTGCAATCGCCGGGGGCCAAGTGA
- a CDS encoding CPBP family intramembrane glutamic endopeptidase yields the protein MTSADFPRLGRSRGDLSARVIALLVVISDSRIFPIGRLLPVVNAHTFIVVGLMASLFLSDGNSAAHGLLLRPRQGWDRWGRFALLAAGVILLLGLFCVPVWWLLGWPLPVPQKDPQHWQEAFYWMCVVAPVYEEIVYRMLLTIALLPILGDRCLIFASGILFGWIHIRGGNPGPDNLIAGFFLQWAYLRSGTLLVPMAMHAAGNALALSSQLVNWHLFHQAT from the coding sequence ATGACTTCCGCCGACTTTCCGCGGCTGGGCCGATCGCGCGGCGACCTCTCGGCCCGCGTGATCGCGTTGCTGGTGGTGATCAGCGATTCGCGCATCTTTCCAATCGGCCGGCTGCTCCCGGTCGTCAATGCGCACACCTTCATCGTGGTGGGGCTGATGGCCAGCCTGTTCCTGAGCGATGGAAACAGTGCCGCCCACGGACTTCTCCTGCGGCCCCGGCAGGGCTGGGACCGCTGGGGCCGGTTTGCGCTGCTGGCCGCAGGGGTGATCCTGCTGCTCGGCCTGTTCTGCGTCCCCGTCTGGTGGCTGCTGGGCTGGCCTCTTCCGGTCCCTCAGAAGGATCCCCAGCATTGGCAAGAGGCGTTCTACTGGATGTGCGTCGTTGCGCCGGTCTATGAAGAGATCGTCTATCGGATGCTGCTCACCATCGCGTTGCTGCCAATACTTGGCGACCGATGCTTGATCTTCGCCAGCGGCATCTTGTTTGGATGGATCCACATCCGGGGAGGCAATCCGGGACCGGACAACCTGATCGCCGGGTTCTTCCTGCAATGGGCCTATTTGCGCAGCGGGACCCTCCTGGTCCCGATGGCAATGCACGCGGCTGGAAACGCACTCGCCCTCTCAAGCCAGCTGGTGAACTGGCACCTGTTTCACCAGGCGACTTGA